The DNA sequence CTGAAAAAACCAAATCTCTTCGTCCCAATTCATTTCCCTGCTAATTCCTGATGGCCCCGAAGGCAGAGAAGAAGCCCGCGGAGAAGAAGCCGGCGGAGGAGAAGAAGTCGGCGGTAGCCGAGAAGGCTCCGGCGGAGAAGAAGCCCAAGGCCGGGAAGAAGCTCCCCAAGGAGGGCGGTGCCGGCGCGgcggacaagaagaagaagagggtgaAGAAGAGCGTCGAGACGTACAAGATCTACATATTCAAGGTGCTGAAGCAGGTCCACCCCGACATCGGGATCTCCAGCAAGGCCATGGGCATCATGAACAGCTTCATCAACGACATCTTCGAGAAGCTCGCCCAGGAGGCCTCGAGGCTCGCGAGGTACAACAAGAAGCCCACGATCACCTCCCGGGAGATCCAGACGGCCGTCCGACTCGTGCTACCCGGCGAGCTCGCCAAGCACGCCGTCTCTGAGGGGACGAAGGCGGTGACCAAGTTCACGAGCTCGTGAGCGAGGAGTATGTCCCGTGTTGATGGATCTGCGGATTGGGTTTGTGCTTGGTAGATAGGCTTAATTTTTAGGTTGCTAGGGTTTGGATTCTTCTCGAATGTATTTTGCGTGTTTTTGAAGCACTATGTGAAGTTCGGTTCCTGTTTTAGACTCTGCTTTGGATGGCGAATGAATGATCGATGATAGATCCATTACAACCCCTCTCACCTTATCGACTGCTCTCGACTCTGACTTTCGTTGCTGCTTCATGTCAGCTCATTGAAGTTCGACTATGTGAAATTAGAGTTGCAATTTCTTACCTTTTAGTTGAAGGCTGTGAAAACTTTGTATGAATTTCAGTCCTTTTTAAGATGTTGGCTGAGGGATTGGAAGGATTGGTGCCTTCATTGGAGTATTTTGTGAAACAGCTCTTTCAGGCTTTTTCTTGACACCATTGAAGCTCGTCCTAATCCTTCGACTGCAGCACTAAGGTATGCAATTTGTCCCAATTTTGGAAACACAGCTCCAGTGCTTGAGAGAGCTTGTTTATAACTAATCAGTTCTTGCGTATCAAGCAATGACGAATATCATGTTCGGTGGGCGTATGAGTAATTTTAAGACTTTGGAGAGTTGGATGTGGTGGTTAGATCAGGTATAGAATTTGGGGAGTTGCTTATTCATACGTCTGATGGGGCTTCTCTAGGGAGTTTCTTTAGACGATTTCTTCCATTTGCCAGGCCTGTGCTTGATGGAAAGACATGTCTTTTAATATCGAGGCTGTGATGTGTAGTGCCTCTGCTGTTACTGTGGAGTTGAGGGCGGCAACTAGCGTAAGCTGTAAAGTTACTCCAGTCCTTTTTAGAGAACTGGAGGAAAAGAGTTATTTGTTGTGATGTATGCGATGCCCATTTGCTGCACCTTCCCAAGGTACTAATGTTTGATGTGTATGTGAGAAGCAGCAGCTATGGAGGAAGGGTATCTTGCCATTGTTTCTAAGTTCGTAGCCTTCGTAGTAGCTTCCTCCATGTTGCCTGTCTTATAAAAGGCTTGTTCAGGAAGATCATCTAATTCTCTTAAAAGGATCAATTTAAACCCTCTAATTGTTTCTTGAGGGGGTAAATCTGAGTTTGGGATGGATTCAAACTGATCTAAATTCGGTATTAAATcctaaagtaaaaaaaaaaggaaaaaagcaatcGTGAACTACTGTTACATTGGCGACGTACCTACCAATCTAAATGGGGTGGTTTTGCTCTCGTATGCAATGAAGTCGAGAGCCGTTTCAGATACTTGTTGACGGGACAATTTGCGATTGCGAAttccatatatatatgtgtgtggtTTTGAGGGGGGGGTGGGGTGTAAGTTGAGACAGCCTAAGACTGGGCCTCGAACATTTATCATGTACTtgaagaaagataaaatatGACTTcttgccaaatttcaaaagtagaTGGATACAATGTGTCCTCGTCGTCTCAAAACAAGGGAGCACATCCCCTAATTAAGGAGCTTTAGGTGTAGTGCAATTGGAAAATCCTGAGAGGCCTATTCTTTCCATTTATCAAGCTAAGTCAAAACTACAGCTTGAGAACATCCTCACGTAATTCTCAAATATCCATGGTGAGGTGCTTGTTATGTCGGCCTGTAGTCAACACTCCCAAAGCTCGCGCTCTTCTCGCTGCCCTCCCTCCGCTCGAGAGGAACATTATTAACCGTCATCGCACATGGCGAAACGACTCTGCTCCGAGCTATTCGTCAGCAGTTAAGCTCTTCATTCATCCCGACTTAGTCAACAATTTACTTCCGTTCTGTTCTGACTCTCTCTTTGATTCGTTTCTCCCCcctcttccaaaaaaatattaggattGTCATTCTACACCACGGAGGAAGGACTCAGAAGATTGTTCTCTCCATTCGGTTCGATTAAGGAAGGTGAGTCCGGCTCGGTCCTTATCAGAGAGCACGACTTTGTTTAACCTTTACCCTTCGAGGTTTGGTCGACCCATTGGCTGGTGGTTGCAGTCAGGTTGATTAAAGACCCAAGTACTCGAAGGCCCAAAGGTTTCGGCTTTGTTGCTTACGAGTCGGAGGTCGAAGCGGATAGGGCATTGAAGGCCTTGAACGGAAGGGTATTGCTTCCTCATTTTCTCCCCCTTTCCTATGCCATTGGATATGATTAAATTTACGACCACCATGTGCTTGATGGTTTGCCTAGAAGTGATTTATCTCACAAAAACTGAAGTTGGTGGAATTCTCCGGGTACAATGAACTTATGGAGTTTCCTTGTCTCTGGAAACCTCGGGTGCGTTGGAACATATTAGGAAGTCTTTCTTAGGTCAGTTATGGATGAACAGTCGGAGCTTGAGCCTGGAATGAATTTGATCATGGCCAGTTTGATATGTCAACTTGATAGCTTTGTGTCTGCAAATGGTTCATTGATATGAGGGGTGGTCGCATTGTCATCTATGTGATCATTTTTTGTTGGGAAGCTGAAATGCCCTTGTTCTAATGTTATCAGTTGGGATTAGTTCAGGTTGTTAGGCGTTTCCAATGTGTTCTCTAGTAAGATGGGTTGTCATGAGTGTTTAAATACTTGGAGCCAGAACTTTTTTTCCATGGGGTTTCTGATGGATAAGCGCTGCGGTTCTATGAAACTTTTCTTCCCCAATATGGCAATGCTAGGCAAAATGAAATAGGAACTCCGGTCAAAGTCTTATTTCTTGTTTTAAGTCTGTACAGTAACCAAATTGTCTCAAGTTTGAAGGAATAGGAATATTTTGCCTCCTTGATTGAGGAGGCATTGTTCTGTCATATTGAATTGCGCCTCATACGCAATGTGAAGTCATAACTGCTCGTTATGTCCTACTCTCGTTTCCAATATCCAGCAAGTGTTTTCATAGTCATGACTACTTATAATGAAGTTACGCAGAGTTCTTGAATGGATGTAGTGATTTAGGGTGGGTCTATTATATTATGGGTGAAGTTGCTGTCATCTGTCTTTTGCAGGATTAAACTCTCATTTAGTTCTGCTTCTACTTTGATTTCTTTACTCATTGTCCGTGCTTTGAGAAGCACGCTCATTGCAAGtgttttttcttgaaaagaagCTGAAACATTGATCTCCTTCTGTTGGGCAATAAAGAATTCAATGATACTCTCTCTTCTCCTCGTTGGGCAGGACTGAGTATGCACTTGTGAGAGGTTAAGCTTAATGACTCGTGCTGATATTTTATGCAGATTGTTGATGGAAGGCTGATCTTCGTGGAATTTGCACAAGCTAGAGGACCTGAAAAAGCTTCCGACTCTCGAGAAGATGCATCAGGCTAATATTGGCAGAAGAGTATTCCTTCCAAGGCACCAAAAGGAAAGTGGAATCGCGGGTCCTTTTCGCATAAATCTCCAGCAAAATTTCCTGACGTGCTAATAAGAGGAAAAAGATTAGGATCTGATGCTGATGGTTATATATAAAAAGGTTAGGATCTGATGCTGATGGTTATATCCACCTTCATTATGGGATTTATTCAGTGCTGCCAGGTTCTCAGGGTTTTCGAGACAAAACTTGATTGCAATGTGCATTATTTCTCTGAGAATAATTTTCCTTTCCTCCTTTCAATAGAATGAAACTTCCCATTACTCAAGAAACAGGAATGTGCCAAAGCAATGTCGACACACCAACAAAAACAATCAATGAATTTTCCCACGATCCCTGTTAGCTCAGAAGATGACCAACTTGATATCCTCTTCTAAGTGACCAGGATATTGCCAGCTGAGGTTGCCATCTCGGTTCTGCTTTAAGGTTCAGAATTTGAGCCTTGCAGATTTTGTTCCGACTTCCAAGTTCTCCAAATCATCTGAATAGCATATTTGCTTTGCGCATCGGCAGAGTGTGTTCCATGCTTGACGCGGCAACGTGTGCAGTTCGCACCCCTATTTCTTGAGAGTTTTTTAGGTGCAATGCATAGATTGCACCCGATACATCCCCCGTCCTTGGATTTGGTGGGCATAGGTCCTACAGGATCTGAAGACATGGGTAAATTGAGTGTACTTCCCTCGGCGCGACTAAtgttttctcccttttttttgcaATATAGTTTCGTCTGTGCTATtggaaattctaaaacttaaaGAGTATCTATCCTGGCCATTTGAGTTGATAACTGAGGATTGCGCGACCTAATAAGCCTTCAGTTTCCGGAGAAACTCCTTATTGCCTCTTGCAAAGGCTTAGTGCTCTGCCTGCGACGGTAATTCTTCACCCAAAGCTTATATCAGCTTTTTATGGAGGATCGAGGAACAAGTTTTCCGACTGTTTCTCTGACATCATATGGATTACCTCGATCGGATTCAGCACTCTCGCCCCGCAGCATCGTCACAAAGAGTCTCGAACCAAGTGCACTCCGTCTTACCTTCCACTGCAAAACAGAGACGTAACACACCTGTGCTGGGCTTTTTAATCCCAGGGGCAGAGTCGCACACCCACTCCTCCATAAGTCTTGATGGAGGACTAGAAAACACCAGTTTTAACTCGGTACAAAATACGAATAGTTTCAATAAGTTGAACCAAAAATCTGCGAACacttttggtgccaaaatttgtgtacggagatcattttgatgccaaaagtttcattcgGATCACTTAAGAGTCACGTTTTTGAAAAAACGATCGTTTGCCCCACCACCGACGGCAGTAGCTTTAGCCCATAGTGTGTGAGCTTTGACAGCGGCAAGAGCTTGTGACAGCCCTCGCCGCTTGGTCCTCTGCCTcctcaatttttcctttttttttaaaaaaaatttaagctttttaaagcttatttttaatttattttgaataaagtTTGTGTTTTAAACAAATTTAGGCTTTAGCtgatttttgaatttaaatttgatttattttaatttattttaataaatCATGCCACATggacttctgtttttttttttaaatatcattttacattaaaattttaattgaaaaagccACGTATTAATTTTTGCTGGAAATTGTCCTAAAGGTACCAAAGTAatccttttgtctccgacttggCACTTATGTGAttcgattgaaacttttagcacaaaagtgatctccgtacataacttttgacaccaaaagCGTCCTTTTCCCAAACATTTCCAATCTCGTCAAACCATTAAAAACCACCTTTACACAATTCCTTGTTTCCAAGCCATTTTTACACAGGCTAACATTGGCGCGCTTTACTTCAATAAGGAAGTTAACTTTGACTTTTATATCAGGGTAACCCGTATTTTCTCGGTGAAAAGAATGTCACTAActgcaaaaaatgaaccaaCATGACACAAAGTATGATCCAACTGCCCTTCCCGGAGCTCATAACAAGGGAAAAGACATGGAATGAATGGTTTGAAATCGATTGTTGTGTTCTATAGTTTCGTTCTCACAGGGTGACGCATAGCGTCGGCCCTCGGGGGATGGTGGAACTCGAAACTGTGCTTAGTTCAGTTGTGCCTGTGGAAGATATCCTCATATTAACAGAGAAAAGACTTGGATTTGTTTTGTGCTCTTCTCTAATAATGGAAGAAAGAAACTTACTGGAGCATCCCCCTAGTGTTGAGCATTCTGCTGAATACTAACATGCCTTGATGAACATTTTCTTTATGGCAAAAATATCCGTGAGTTAGGTTCACATTCCTGGCTTTGCACTGTCAGATATCGCCCACAATGGTGAAGTGGAATCCCTTCTTTGTCTTACCAAACTTCAGAAGATTGATCCCAAAGCAAGGTCCTGGCTGGGAAATGAgccgactttggttgtcataccacaaaaaattgagGTTCCTAAACCCTGCCCTCAGGATATAACTTGATTCCTCGACCCCTTTTGAGGAATGATTACTTGAAGAGCTCGGACCCGGAGTTCTCGTACGTAGAGCATCGAACTAACATATCTAGATGTTGCAGCAATAATGCCATTGAAACAGCCGGCCGGCGATGAAATAAGCAGGGTATCAGAACCAAAAGGCTAGAAGTCTGCTAAATTCTCAATCCAAGTCGAAGGCAACAGCAATGAGCATGGAACACGAGCAATCACTGAAGCATATGGAAGTCAGGGAAACTTTTGTCTTACTCAATAGCTTGTAATAGCGATTCATTCAGCTTCTGGACAGACCACATATGACATCAAAACAAACCAGCGAGACACCCCCAGAAAACCAGAACAGAGTCAATTGTATAGGctaaaaatcaaagcaaaagaaaagaccGTAGCAtctaacaaaattgaaacaaacaTGGAGAGTAGTTTGAAAATTCTGAGGCTCtttgtatctctctcttctgtaTCCTCCGTGCTTGCTCGTTATTTAGCCGAATTCCGGCTTTGGCGCCCGCTGTAGCAAACATAGGCCATAGCGGCAGCCACAACAATAGCTCCAGCGGACCCTGCTGCCTGAAGGGATGTATCACAAACCGATTAAGAATGATCGCAcggataatagaagaaaaatagaccACTCACGGTTTACCTTGGTTCACCCcagaatagggctacgtcctgcaaagagatttcactaggTTTACAGCCGCACAACTAGTTACAATAATCAGCAAAaacgagcaaatatatatatgtgtgtgtcaTAAACAGGCCCAAAACCTAATATATCTGAAACCCCTTTAATCCCTCAATAAATGGGCTAACTTAGACAAAAGTCCAAACTCGTTGAGGTTTCGgaggcgttgcccccgaaccctcgCCTGCTCACTAGCAAGTGGGGCAGCCGTCCGCTCACCGGAGAGCGGAACTCCCGCCCGCTAACC is a window from the Rhodamnia argentea isolate NSW1041297 chromosome 8, ASM2092103v1, whole genome shotgun sequence genome containing:
- the LOC115736744 gene encoding histone H2B, which codes for MAPKAEKKPAEKKPAEEKKSAVAEKAPAEKKPKAGKKLPKEGGAGAADKKKKRVKKSVETYKIYIFKVLKQVHPDIGISSKAMGIMNSFINDIFEKLAQEASRLARYNKKPTITSREIQTAVRLVLPGELAKHAVSEGTKAVTKFTSS
- the LOC115736749 gene encoding organelle RRM domain-containing protein 6, chloroplastic-like; this encodes MAKRLCSELFVSRLSFYTTEEGLRRLFSPFGSIKEVRLIKDPSTRRPKGFGFVAYESEVEADRALKALNGRIVDGRLIFVEFAQARGPEKASDSREDASG